Genomic DNA from Verrucomicrobiota bacterium:
CTCATTGTTCTCATTTTATGCATTGTTTAGCACAACATGTCTCCCATTTTTCGGGGCAGGCTCAAAGATGCTACAGATGTGGGATGCACATCGTCTGACCATTGACGGCAATATACTGGTTTAGGCATAACCAACGAAACTTGTTTGACCTAATAGACGGAAATGTGAAGACGCAATGCCGTCTGCCTTCACGCTTTAACAGCCGAAGCTAGTAAGGTTTCGAAAAATGGTTCTTCCTTCTCTTTGGCAACGATTGAAACATCTACCTGCTCAAATCCAACTTCTTTCATCCAGCGATAAAGTTGGTTTTGAGAAAACCCCAGCCAATGGTCGTTGTATAGTTCACGTGCTTTCTCGAATTGATGTTCGAGAAGATCGAGAACGATAATTTGTCCGCCCGGTTTTAAAATCCGGTGGGCTTCTTCGAGTGCTTGAAGCGGCTGCCTTGCGTGGTGAAGTGCCTGGCTCAATAGTGCCAGGTCAACCTCGTTGCTATCTAACGGAATTTTTTCAATATCTCCGAATTTGTACACCAGATTATTGAACCCATTCTTTGCCGCAAGCTCAGTGCCCACCTCTACCATGCGCTTCGAGTTGTCGATGCAGTAGACCGTTTCAGCTCTGCGTGCGAGTAGTTGAGAAATGACACCTTCTCCTGCGCCCAGGTCTGCGATTACAATTGCTGGTGTAAGCTTCAACAAGAAATGACCTATCGCCTCCCAGGATCTTCCAGGGCAATGATATTTGCCTAAATTCTCAGCGACCGAATTGAAAAACTTTTCTGAAAGTTCTCGGCGTTGGTCAAGAATTCGCTTCAGGTTGTGGGCGTCCGGCTCTTGATGATCTTCTTTGTCGAAAGCGTCGCAAACAACTTTGAGCAGTGTTTGGATTTCTGGGTCGAGCGACCGGTTGATATGATAAAAGCTTTTTTTGCCATCTCTCCTATCTTCAACCAGCTCGCCTTGTTTTAATAGACCAAGGTGCGAGGAAATGCGGGACTGCCCCATATTGAGGATTTCCTGCAGTTCAGCAACCGAAAGCTCCTCTTCAGCTAATAGACGCAACAGTCTGAGACGTGTTGAATCGGATAACAGTTTTAGAGTGTCGGCCGTATCCACTTGATAATCACGTGGTCGAAATTTTATTTCCGGTCAACGTAGCGCGAAATCGATTTTAGTTTCCAGGTTTGGGAATTTCCGGCTACTTCAACTTCCACGACAGCTTTGGCTTCCTTACCTAGCAGGATGTGTGCAAGTGGGGTTTTGTAGGAAAGAATATTATGTTCGGGATCGCTGTCCCATGCTCCAAGAATATGATAAGTCACCTTTTCACCGGTATCTTTGCTTTCAATATCTACCGTGCTTCCGATTCCAACTACCTCAGTGGGTGCTTCAGAGAAATCCGTGATTTGAGCAACTGCCAGGTCCTTCTCTAGTTTGCCTTTGCGCGCCATAAGTGTTGTTTGATCCTGACGAGCCATCTTGTACTCGGAGTTCTCTTTCAAATCTCCATGCTCACGAGCTACTGCGATCGCTTTTTTGTTCTCTGGAATTTTCTCTTTTACCAGAATGTCATATTCCTCCTTGCGGGTATCATAGCTGGCTTCTGAGACAAACAGAGTATCTCCCGTATTTGTGTCGCTGGTAGTATCAACCAAGCTTTGCACAGCTGGAAAGAGTTTAATAACCCGGGCCAAAATTGATTTTTTTGTCAACTCTTCGAACCCTTGATTCATCAACAATGAATTGGCCAAGTCTCGTGCAATCTCTGGATCCGCTTCTGCCATCAAATCTCCAATCAACTCTCTGTCGTCAGACAAAAGATCTGCCAGCGGCACACGTCTCGTACCGGAGGATTGCAGGGCTTCATAATCTATCGCGTATAGAATCGACATGAACAAACGTGGATTAATCAGATCATGAATGATGGTTGAGAATTTCCGTGAATTCCGGTTCTTGATGATCCAAATTAAAACGGGACCCTTCAAATTTTGTTCTACCAACCAGCGTTCGAGTGTAGATTTTATATCCTCAACCTGGGCTCTTGTGTAGAGATAATTAATGCTTTCAGTAGTAAACTTTCCGCGGCTATTTTTGAACAGGTCTAAAATAACTTTTGTCCAGGAATCCGGATGAGTACGTTCAACCAACTGCAGCAATTTTGACTGATAGGGTCCTGGTAATTCATTGGCGAGCTCATCGAGAACTGGAGCTTGAGCAACTAGTTCGTCAGGGAGTGGTCCAACATTTCTCTCCCGTCCTAGAATTATAAGTGCGTCATCACGAATAAAGGCTGCATGCAAACGCTCCAACAGATCCAACTGGTGAGTTTCAGCGATGAAACTGGAGAAATCGTCGATCAATTCAGACAAATGTTGTTTGACACCTTCATTAGAATCGTGAGCTGCAACCAATTCTTCAACCAATCGCAATTTCCGCCCAGCTGCATTTGTTTTAAAGTAGGCGTCGAATACTTCATCTTCGCGATTTACGGGCTCATCGCGGACAAAATAAGGGTCCAGTTTTCTTACGGGCATCCCAATACGCGAATCTTTCGCAACATGTTTTTTGGTAGCAGTCCACCATTTCTTTGCTTTAGCTTCACCGAGTAATAACTTGAGAATACGCTCGATGTCCTGGTTTGAACCCTTTTTGTCCGGCATCTTGTCCAGGATTTGAAAAATGATCTCAGCCTGTTGCTTGCTGATCAACAATTTCACTTCTTCTTCCTCAGTCCGCGAACGGGAAAGAATATGATCTTGAGCAAGTACTTCCATAGTATTGACACAAAAAGCAGGGTCCATCGAATGGCCTTCTTTATCATCAAAATCAATGTACAAGCGGTTTTCAGCTTCGTCATATGACTGGATCAAACCGAAGCCCCAGCTACGGTGGATGCAGTAAAAACCTGGCTCTAAAGCCAATAATTTATCTTTGTCCCGTTTTAATTTGGGATTTTTTTCGATGAGCGCTTGAACCGCTGCTTCGTTCATATTTTAATGGGTTGTGTACAAGAATCCTAGTGTCAGAAATTAATTCCTGACACCAATTTGTTAAATGTCAAAGATTGATAAATCACTCTCATCCCAGTCGTGGCAAGCTTCTGTTCTGGTCGTCGAAGACTTTCTTAAATCAAATCAGAAGCTTGATACACTCCTGGAGCACCATACCAAGAACTTGGAGAGTCGTGTTTCTAAACGTGCTCAATACCTATCGTACGGCGTTGTCAGGCATCTTGGTCGCCTTCGGGTATTACTACAATCTGCGGTAAAAAAACTTCCGAAAAAAAAGTTACAAGCCATCATGCTCGTGTCTTTATTTGAGTGGTTGGAAGCTGATGAAGAGACGCGACCAAGGGTTGTGCACCATTCGGTTGAACGAGCCAAATCAATGCTCAGTAAGGCTGAATCTCGCTTTGCTAACGCGGTGTTAAGGAGAATGCCAGAGCTCAAAGGGGAGGATCCTTCGGATGCCACAACTGTGAATGCTTTTTCCAGTTTGTTCAGTCATCCACAATGGATGATTGATCGCTGGATTCAGAATTGGGGTGAGGCTGCGACAAAACAATTTCTTCAATGGAATCAAATGACACCAAGAGTCTTCGCTTACTGTGGAACCACTACGGTGGAGAAACCAGGCAAATGGAAAGGGACTGAATGGCCAAGTTTTTACGAGATCAATGAGGCTGATTGGGAGGAAACCCGTACATGGCTTTCGGAGGGAAGAGCGTATATTCAGGATCCATCCACCCGGTTAGGTAGCGCACTGTTGGAAGGACAAACTTTTAAAACAGTCCTGGATCTTTGTTCAGCTCCTGGAGGTAAAAGTGTCCAGCTTCTGCAACGGATAAGTGCTCCCGGTGGTTTATTGGTTTCCGTGGATATACCTGGTCCACGGTATCGGCGTTTGCAGGAAAATTTGGCAAGGTACAAACGACAGGATATCGAAAAAGTGCAAATGGCGGCTGATGTGTTGGAGTTAACATCTGAGCAACTTCCTGGAGCCGAATTCGATGTCGTTTATGTGGATGTGCCTTGCTCAAATACCGGAGTCATACAAAGGCGACCGGATGTTAAATGGAGACTTGAAGAGGACTCGATCGTCGAATTAACGGCGCTTCAAGGATCCCTACTTAAAAAAGCGGCCGAGTTTGTAGC
This window encodes:
- a CDS encoding GreA/GreB family elongation factor; translated protein: MNEAAVQALIEKNPKLKRDKDKLLALEPGFYCIHRSWGFGLIQSYDEAENRLYIDFDDKEGHSMDPAFCVNTMEVLAQDHILSRSRTEEEEVKLLISKQQAEIIFQILDKMPDKKGSNQDIERILKLLLGEAKAKKWWTATKKHVAKDSRIGMPVRKLDPYFVRDEPVNREDEVFDAYFKTNAAGRKLRLVEELVAAHDSNEGVKQHLSELIDDFSSFIAETHQLDLLERLHAAFIRDDALIILGRERNVGPLPDELVAQAPVLDELANELPGPYQSKLLQLVERTHPDSWTKVILDLFKNSRGKFTTESINYLYTRAQVEDIKSTLERWLVEQNLKGPVLIWIIKNRNSRKFSTIIHDLINPRLFMSILYAIDYEALQSSGTRRVPLADLLSDDRELIGDLMAEADPEIARDLANSLLMNQGFEELTKKSILARVIKLFPAVQSLVDTTSDTNTGDTLFVSEASYDTRKEEYDILVKEKIPENKKAIAVAREHGDLKENSEYKMARQDQTTLMARKGKLEKDLAVAQITDFSEAPTEVVGIGSTVDIESKDTGEKVTYHILGAWDSDPEHNILSYKTPLAHILLGKEAKAVVEVEVAGNSQTWKLKSISRYVDRK
- a CDS encoding metalloregulator ArsR/SmtB family transcription factor, with the translated sequence MDTADTLKLLSDSTRLRLLRLLAEEELSVAELQEILNMGQSRISSHLGLLKQGELVEDRRDGKKSFYHINRSLDPEIQTLLKVVCDAFDKEDHQEPDAHNLKRILDQRRELSEKFFNSVAENLGKYHCPGRSWEAIGHFLLKLTPAIVIADLGAGEGVISQLLARRAETVYCIDNSKRMVEVGTELAAKNGFNNLVYKFGDIEKIPLDSNEVDLALLSQALHHARQPLQALEEAHRILKPGGQIIVLDLLEHQFEKARELYNDHWLGFSQNQLYRWMKEVGFEQVDVSIVAKEKEEPFFETLLASAVKA
- a CDS encoding RsmB/NOP family class I SAM-dependent RNA methyltransferase, with protein sequence MSKIDKSLSSQSWQASVLVVEDFLKSNQKLDTLLEHHTKNLESRVSKRAQYLSYGVVRHLGRLRVLLQSAVKKLPKKKLQAIMLVSLFEWLEADEETRPRVVHHSVERAKSMLSKAESRFANAVLRRMPELKGEDPSDATTVNAFSSLFSHPQWMIDRWIQNWGEAATKQFLQWNQMTPRVFAYCGTTTVEKPGKWKGTEWPSFYEINEADWEETRTWLSEGRAYIQDPSTRLGSALLEGQTFKTVLDLCSAPGGKSVQLLQRISAPGGLLVSVDIPGPRYRRLQENLARYKRQDIEKVQMAADVLELTSEQLPGAEFDVVYVDVPCSNTGVIQRRPDVKWRLEEDSIVELTALQGSLLKKAAEFVAPGGALIYSTCSVEAEENRGVIDAFLTDAEDAFQLEKESISLPWQSGHDGAGAFLLRRAK